In Fusarium fujikuroi IMI 58289 draft genome, chromosome FFUJ_chr02, the genomic stretch CTGCAGGGTGTTGAAGCCGTCAAGGCTGTCCTCGAAGCTACACCAGAGACCGAGACTCCTTTCATCGCTATTAACGAGAACAAGATTGTTCGCAAGCCTCTGATGCAAGCTGTTGCCGAGACCAAAGAGCTCGCCAAGGCTGTCGATGCCAAAGACTTCGAGAAGGCCATGTCTCTTCGTGACGCCGAGTTCGCCGACCAATGGGGCTCGTATATGTTGACCACAAACGTCATGGTTGACGATTCTAAGCTGCCTGAGAAGGATGCAAGTCTGACCCAAATCTGAATTCTTGTTCCATTGCTGATAATTGACTACTTAGCGTATGCGAATTGGCTTCATCAATGTTGGTGCCCCTGCTGGTGGCATGAACGCTGCAGTACGTGCTGCTGTTGCGTACTGTCTTTCCAAGGGCCACGAGCCTCTGGCTATTCACAACGGTTTCGCTGGATTTGCGCGACACCACGATGACAAGCCTATCGGCGCTGTCCGCCCATTCGACTGGCTCGAGGTTGACGGCTGGGCAAGCAAGGGCGGTTCCGAGATTGGTACAAACCGAGAACTTCCCGGCGAGTCTGGTATGGAGTTGATCGCCAACCTGATCGAGGAGCACCACTTTGATGCTCTATTCCTTGTTGGTGGTTTCGAGGCCTTCCACTCCGTTTCACAAATGCGCAAGGCCAGGAAGGAATACCCTTCTCTGTGCATCCCCATGGTTATTCTCCCCGccaccatctccaacaacGTTCCCGGAACCGAGTATTCTCTTGGCTCAGATACCTGCCTGAACGAGCTTGTCAACTACTgtgacaagatcaagcaatCAGCGTCTGCTACCCGCCGTCGTGTCTTCGTTATCGAGACTCAGGGTGGTCGCTCAGGCTACATCGCTACCCTGGCTGGCCTGGATGTTGGTGCCTCCGCTGTCTACATCCCCGAGGAAGGTATCTCTCTTGAGATGCTCAACTCCGATGTTAACCACCTCAAGGAGGTtttcaagaaggacaagggcCAGTCCCGTGCTGGACGTCTGATCCTCGTAAATGAGAAGTCCAGCAAGGTGTACAATGCTAAGCTCATTGCGGACATCATCCGAGAGGAGGCTCACGATCGGTTCGAGAGCCGAGAGAGTATCCCCGGTCACGTCCAGCAGGGTGGTGTTCCTTCTGCTATGGATCGTTGCCGAGCTGTTCGCCTGGCTATCAAGTGCATCCAACATCTTGAGGGCTTTGGACGTAACGCTCACAACCACGTTAAGAAGGACCCCAAGAGTGCCTCTGTCATTGGTATTCAAGGCTCCGAGGTCGTGTTCAACGCAATGGAGGAGCTAGAGGAGCACGGGACAGATTGGCCCAACCGAAGACCTGCGACTGCCCACTGGTTGGGTCTGTCAGAGGTAGTAGACATGTTAGCTGGCCGTCCTGATTACCCTAAGCCggagaagagcttgacaGGGTTGATCGCAAAGGACACAAAACGTGGTCTGTAGAGGGGCGTTACTGTTTGGCTTTAAGGATATTTTCAGATTGACGTTACCTCACTTTTCTCTCACCTTTATTCTTAATGATAGCTCAGTATGAATGAAATCAGTTTTAGGCGTTCAAGCAATCATCTTTGGCACGTTGGTCTTGAATGACAATCTTGGTTATAATGCATGTTCTCTTGGTATTACTCCTTCTGTAGTGCTTTCTTGAATAATTAGCAGAAACAACCCAAGTGAGGAACACAGAATAGATATTTTCCACACATGCCGAGTCTTCATACGCTTGGGGAAATGTCATTGCTGGGCTCGATCTTAGCATCAACGGACTGATAAGGGCTTGTAATTTAGTCGAATCTATAACCCCCTAAAGCACTTCCAGAATAGTCGAAGTCGACAAGAAGTAGTTGGAAAATTCGTGTTCAAGAAGTCGTCAAAGTACCCGTGCTTGAGTAAGATGCTGCCGATTGAGATACTGGACAATGAGTTGCTGTCAATGATTCTGGACGATTCATGAGATATAAGATCCTGGCCATCCAATCTACTTTACGAATGAGACCTTATTCTTCATGTAGTTCCCTTCTATTATTGGGCGGGATTATGAAGAGGAGTTAAACGCGATGTAGCTTCTCCAGCTgaaatctttattaaaatcAGAAATTATTTACAATCACCAGAAAATCCTAACAGTATtgctatttcttttaatccTATACATTAATCCTTATAGtgcttacttatttatatatatatataatacacAGTTAATTGctagtatttataatttttttttttaccaAAAATAATATCTCTCAGATCTATTTAAAACGTCTGAGAATCAAAAATACGAATTGGATGGCACTGGGATTGCTCCCGCCAGGGCTTGAACCTGAGACCTTCGCATTACCGGATACTCAGAATGAAGTATTAGTACGACGCTCTAACCAACTGAGCTACGGAAGCCGTCCAATTCGATGACTGTGGGTTTCATAGCTGGAATTATGTTCCTGAGATTCTGAGACGGATCCAGTGAGGAAGCTGCCGTTACCCAATGCTTGGCAGAAAGCCTGATGAATTAACTCTTTAGAAGAATTTGAAGTAGTATACTCTTTAATACCTAGACGCCCAAATATTCCATTTGCTCCATCTCAAGTTTCAAGAGAACAATCTAGACGAATCCAACCCAACCCTACGTACGTACCCAGTCATGAACCCTGCCTGGCACGCAAACTTGCCTGGTCTGTGCAGCAGCATGTCACATGTGACGGACAGCCATGGAAGGACGGCAGATGCCCAGCATTGATGCCTCAGCGACTCCAAAGGGCTTGGACTAGGAATTGACAGCTGAGGATGGCGGCTTATGGGGTTTGAGTTCGACGCCTCGTTGGGCTCTCAGTGCGACTTTGGAAGTTTGGTGCGATGTTTCTCAAGGATCTTCAGTAATCCTTTGAGACCCCAGTCCCAGTCCATGGCGGGACCATTCGTTTTGGGATTCAATGCCCAACTGGGCGGAACAACGACTTGGACCTCCATCGCAGATCACAAGGGCAATGATTTGCATGCAACTCTGTGACAGAGATAGACTTGCAGCATTCGCAAAGCTCAGCATGATTGTTATCTCTTTCGCCAGAACTAACATCTGTACCTTCTTTGTCGACCTCGCCGAGTTGCCTCTCGAGCCTACACGTAATTCGCTGATATGGACTCGTGGCGCCGCAGGGGGGCAGTCTGAGAGCCCTGTTCTGGCTCCCATCTCGCAATGCACTGGGGCCAAGGACCAGAAGATGCCGGGATGAGCTGCTGCACTATTGCGTCAGTAGATCTCCACACCACAGCCAGCTTTGGATGTCAAACAAACGAGCTTTTGTTCACGTTAAAGAAAgggcagagcagagcagagcaaaCACGAATCGACAGACATAGATTAGGCCCAACGAATGCCTCGAATCGTACAAGGCAACGGCGATAAACTCTATAACGGGAGAATGGGACTATCGTTGATGGGGCCTTGGGCAGAGACAATTTCTGGGTAGAGTTTGTCAGGCTGGTAGGTCTCATGTCCTTTTCCTGGCTGCGCTTGACCCTCCATCTGAATGCTTCGCGTGGGAGGAGGGCCCATCTCATTGGGCCGCCATGGTAGACTCATCGTGTTTGGGGTCGTAAGGCAGGCAGACTGACTTGCTTCCGGCACTTGATAGATCATTGGACGGGGATAGGTACTGTCAGTCAGTCTGGGTATTGTGGTCATTCGGTGATGTCCATACCAGGCAAGATTCCTCTGAAGTTGTCGAGTTTACGATCACCGTTTGGGTAGAGGTTCGATCAGACTTGCTTGCTACATACTATTCGACGGAAGTGCAGCAGGCGAAAGATCATCGTTTATGTTAGTTCTCCCGTTGCGGACCGCTgccaccatcatcaatcttgtACCTAACCTTGGAGCAGCAGTCCCCGCTTTGCCTGCTACAAACAGCTTACCAGGTCTTCCCGTCTTGACACTGGATTGCTCAAGCAGCCCAGCCTAGGGGAGTAAAGAAAACTCAaaaccttgatcctaaatgacaaaaagacttaggtaatcTTACATAAATTTAGAATATCCACACTaggtttaggatatcttttactgagtttattttggcaccctaTGTGAAGGTtttgtgttttcttgctccccgagggccagcccagcaccagcaccagcactGCCCATGCCCAGCCCCTCCATTATCTAGAGTAAGGACAAGGTCACGGCTGACACCCTATTGTTGGCGGGGGGTTCCCTCTCATTATTGCTGTCGGATGACGACGTTCTGCTTTGCTTCCATGCTCCGTCCTTGCTCGTCCGGGGCCTGATTCTTGCGGCGCTTTGCGGCTTGCACGCCATTAAACCCACCTGACACTCA encodes the following:
- a CDS encoding probable 6-phosphofructokinase, with protein sequence MAPKKKIAVMTSGGDSPGMNAAVRAVVRMSLHMGCDAYCVYEGYEGLVQGGDFIRQMQWNDVRGYLSEGGTLIGTARCMAFYERPGRLTAAKNMVLSGIDALIICGGDGSLTGADKFRAEWPSLLEELVSKGELSTEQIAPYKHLNIVGLVGSIDNDLTGTDATIGCYSALARICEMVDYVEATASSHSRAFVVEVMGRHCGWLALMAGVATGADFVFIPERPREHDWQEDMKVVVRRHRDLGKRKTIVIVAEGARDKDGNKIGAEEIKNILADKSEGGLALDTRITTLGHVQRGGTAVAYDRMLATLQGVEAVKAVLEATPETETPFIAINENKIVRKPLMQAVAETKELAKAVDAKDFEKAMSLRDAEFADQWGSYMLTTNVMRMRIGFINVGAPAGGMNAAVRAAVAYCLSKGHEPLAIHNGFAGFARHHDDKPIGAVRPFDWLEVDGWASKGGSEIGTNRELPGESGMELIANLIEEHHFDALFLVGGFEAFHSVSQMRKARKEYPSLCIPMVILPATISNNVPGTEYSLGSDTCLNELVNYCDKIKQSASATRRRVFVIETQGGRSGYIATLAGLDVGASAVYIPEEGISLEMLNSDVNHLKEVFKKDKGQSRAGRLILVNEKSSKVYNAKLIADIIREEAHDRFESRESIPGHVQQGGVPSAMDRCRAVRLAIKCIQHLEGFGRNAHNHVKKDPKSASVIGIQGSEVVFNAMEELEEHGTDWPNRRPATAHWLGLSEVVDMLAGRPDYPKPEKSLTGLIAKDTKRGL